In Nostoc sp. GT001, a genomic segment contains:
- the truB gene encoding tRNA pseudouridine(55) synthase TruB: MLFQGFLNLNKPFDWTSHDCVARVRKLLRLKRVGHAGTLDPAATGVLPIALGKATRLLQYLPENKAYKATIRLGVRTTTDDLQGEIISSQACAGLSLAEVKTALTQFEGKIEQIPPNYSAIQVDGKRLYDLARQGKMVEVPVRTVEIFQIDILDWREGDFPELDVAIACGSGTYIRAIARDLGAILETGGTLAALIRTQSSGFDLTDSLTFTDLEAKLQGGTFQPLAPDAALQHLLSVTLPATSAQKWCQGQRVSLNSDITGIVRVYEEETRFLGVGQLQDEVLIPQMVFEPIS, encoded by the coding sequence GTGTTATTTCAAGGTTTTCTCAACTTAAACAAACCATTTGACTGGACTTCCCACGACTGCGTAGCGCGGGTGCGAAAATTGTTGCGCCTCAAACGTGTAGGACATGCGGGAACCTTAGATCCAGCAGCAACAGGGGTTTTACCGATCGCACTTGGTAAAGCCACAAGATTATTGCAATATCTGCCAGAAAACAAAGCTTATAAGGCTACGATTCGTCTGGGTGTGCGGACTACAACCGATGATTTACAAGGTGAAATCATTAGTTCTCAAGCTTGTGCTGGATTGAGTTTAGCAGAGGTGAAAACTGCACTAACACAATTTGAAGGCAAGATTGAGCAAATCCCACCGAATTATAGTGCAATTCAAGTGGATGGGAAACGTCTCTACGACTTAGCCCGCCAAGGAAAAATGGTGGAAGTCCCAGTGCGGACAGTGGAAATTTTTCAGATAGATATTTTGGATTGGAGAGAAGGAGATTTTCCCGAATTGGATGTGGCGATCGCCTGTGGATCTGGTACATATATTAGAGCGATCGCTCGTGACTTAGGTGCAATCTTAGAAACTGGTGGTACTTTGGCGGCTTTGATCCGTACCCAAAGCAGTGGTTTCGATTTAACAGATAGTCTCACTTTTACCGACTTAGAAGCTAAATTGCAAGGCGGGACATTTCAACCTCTCGCCCCTGATGCAGCCTTACAACATTTGTTGTCTGTGACTTTACCAGCAACATCTGCTCAAAAATGGTGCCAAGGTCAGCGAGTTTCTCTAAACTCTGATATTACTGGGATAGTGCGAGTTTATGAAGAAGAGACTCGCTTTTTAGGTGTTGGACAATTACAAGATGAAGTGTTGATTCCGCAAATGGTTTTTGAACCGATTTCTTGA
- a CDS encoding ATP-binding protein: MSQPEYTTAQATALTNHDRKPIHIPGSIQPHGILLALSNQLEILQVSNNTQVYLCKAPEDLLGKPLSYLLEPQTVEIVKQCLVKKVGSANALKVLINTLYGEIYFDAIAHRTEEAVILELEPTDSEFEVSFLNFHSFASEAIAKMQSISNLVEFLHLVAEEVQKIIGFDRVMVYQFDESEAGSVVAEVKREDLSPYLGLHYPATDIPAQARELYTRCFLRFLPDLTAEPVKLVPTENPTTHQHLDLSYCLLRSFDWCCTEYHQNMGVKALLVISIIQEQKLWGLISCHHQTPKYISYEVRKMCEFLAQIASSELARKISYSEWDYKVKLKSLQSEFLESISQADNFIDALIKPEIRLLDLVSASGAAVCLDNEITLVGATPNINEVQALIEWADTQVSDNLFSTDSLPKVYQEALIFKDTASGLLLLRISKIRRYYILWFRPEVIQTVHWAGNPQESMQAQPDGSYTLSPRKSFEQWQETVRLTSLPWKPCELDSAIALNNAIVGIVLSKADELAKINLELERSNQELASFAYAASHDLKEPLRGIYNFSTVLLEDYAQVLDDEGIECLQTVVSLSVRMETLINALLRLSQLGQAQLRLQATDLNELLNQVIDVFRASRQDSGLVDIRIPRPLPTVLCDRVLVNEVFSNLLGNAFKYNDKAEQWVEIGYFSQEEVEGQGSRGAGEQRGRGAGEQGSRGVTHTQCPMPHVPCPIFYIRDNGIGIPQHHLETIFRLFKRLHSQEKYGGGAGAGLAIVKKIVELHNGQIWVESTVGVGSMFYFTLE; the protein is encoded by the coding sequence ATGAGCCAGCCGGAATATACTACAGCCCAAGCTACTGCCCTGACTAACCACGATCGCAAACCTATTCACATACCTGGCTCTATTCAACCTCATGGCATTCTCCTGGCACTCAGTAATCAGCTAGAGATACTGCAAGTTAGCAATAATACCCAAGTGTATTTGTGCAAAGCTCCAGAAGATTTGCTCGGTAAACCTTTGAGCTATTTACTTGAACCTCAGACAGTGGAAATTGTCAAGCAGTGCTTAGTAAAAAAGGTTGGCAGCGCTAATGCGTTGAAAGTATTAATAAATACTTTGTATGGAGAAATATACTTTGATGCGATCGCTCATCGTACAGAAGAAGCTGTGATTCTGGAGCTAGAACCAACTGACTCGGAATTTGAGGTGAGTTTCTTAAACTTTCATAGTTTTGCGAGTGAAGCGATCGCTAAAATGCAAAGCATATCGAATCTGGTAGAATTTTTGCATTTAGTGGCTGAAGAAGTCCAAAAAATCATCGGTTTCGATCGGGTGATGGTCTATCAATTTGACGAATCAGAAGCGGGTTCTGTTGTTGCAGAAGTTAAACGAGAAGATTTATCACCTTATTTAGGACTCCACTATCCAGCTACAGATATTCCAGCACAGGCTAGGGAGTTATACACGCGTTGCTTTCTCAGATTTCTCCCCGATTTGACTGCCGAACCTGTCAAACTAGTTCCAACGGAAAATCCGACAACACATCAGCATCTTGACTTAAGCTACTGTCTGCTACGGAGTTTTGATTGGTGTTGTACTGAGTATCATCAAAATATGGGAGTGAAGGCTCTTTTGGTGATTTCAATTATTCAAGAACAAAAGCTTTGGGGATTAATATCCTGCCACCATCAAACACCAAAGTATATTTCTTACGAAGTCCGCAAGATGTGCGAATTTTTGGCACAGATTGCGTCTTCAGAGTTAGCACGCAAAATCAGTTACTCGGAATGGGATTATAAAGTAAAACTCAAATCGTTACAGTCTGAGTTTCTAGAATCTATTTCCCAAGCAGACAATTTTATCGATGCCCTAATTAAACCGGAAATCCGCTTGCTCGATCTTGTTAGTGCTTCAGGAGCAGCAGTTTGTCTGGATAATGAAATTACCCTTGTGGGAGCAACACCGAATATTAATGAAGTTCAGGCACTCATTGAATGGGCAGATACCCAAGTTAGTGATAACCTATTTTCTACTGATTCCCTGCCGAAGGTTTACCAAGAGGCGCTGATATTTAAAGATACTGCTAGTGGCTTGTTGCTACTGCGGATTTCTAAAATTCGGCGCTATTACATCCTTTGGTTTCGCCCGGAAGTTATCCAAACGGTACACTGGGCAGGAAATCCACAGGAATCCATGCAAGCACAGCCAGATGGTAGCTATACCCTGTCTCCCCGAAAATCTTTTGAACAATGGCAAGAAACGGTTAGATTAACTTCTCTACCTTGGAAACCTTGTGAACTTGACAGTGCGATCGCTCTGAATAATGCGATCGTTGGTATTGTACTCTCGAAAGCGGATGAATTAGCTAAAATCAACCTGGAGTTAGAGCGCAGCAACCAAGAACTAGCATCCTTTGCCTACGCCGCTTCCCACGACCTCAAGGAACCTTTGCGAGGCATTTATAACTTCTCAACAGTGCTGTTAGAAGACTATGCCCAAGTATTAGATGATGAGGGAATTGAGTGCTTGCAAACAGTAGTATCCTTGTCTGTACGCATGGAAACTCTGATTAATGCTCTGCTGCGGTTATCGCAGTTAGGACAAGCACAACTGCGTTTGCAAGCAACTGACCTCAACGAATTGCTCAATCAAGTAATTGACGTTTTTCGTGCTAGTCGCCAAGACTCTGGGCTTGTGGATATCCGCATTCCTCGCCCTTTACCAACAGTTTTGTGCGATCGAGTGCTGGTTAATGAAGTCTTCAGTAATCTGCTTGGTAATGCGTTCAAATATAACGATAAAGCAGAGCAATGGGTTGAGATTGGCTACTTTTCTCAAGAAGAGGTAGAGGGGCAGGGGAGCAGAGGGGCAGGGGAGCAGAGGGGCAGGGGAGCAGGGGAGCAGGGGAGCAGGGGAGTAACTCATACCCAATGCCCCATGCCCCATGTCCCATGCCCAATATTTTATATCCGAGATAACGGTATTGGAATTCCACAGCATCATCTAGAAACTATCTTTAGATTATTTAAGCGGCTCCATTCTCAGGAAAAGTACGGTGGAGGAGCAGGTGCGGGACTAGCTATTGTTAAGAAGATTGTTGAGCTTCATAACGGTCAAATTTGGGTTGAATCTACCGTAGGTGTTGGCTCGATGTTCTATTTTACGTTGGAATAG
- a CDS encoding type II toxin-antitoxin system ParD family antitoxin: MNISLTPELEAFVQMQVESGLYHSQSEVIREGLRLLKRFNDHSEEYKLWLNEQIAIGLSELDNAQGLPKEGARDRIRNKAQQLIKKSL, encoded by the coding sequence ATGAATATTTCCCTTACTCCTGAGTTGGAAGCCTTCGTCCAAATGCAGGTTGAGTCCGGCTTGTACCATTCTCAAAGCGAGGTGATTCGGGAGGGGTTGCGTCTTTTGAAACGCTTTAACGACCATTCCGAGGAATATAAATTGTGGCTCAATGAGCAAATTGCTATCGGTCTTTCGGAGCTTGATAATGCACAAGGTCTTCCCAAAGAAGGTGCGCGAGACCGCATCCGCAACAAGGCACAACAATTGATCAAAAAATCTTTGTGA
- a CDS encoding type II toxin-antitoxin system RelE/ParE family toxin yields the protein MTNPKLYILSPQAENDLARIYAYIARDNSDAAEQVLDKLLCACELLTDNPRIGQYRYDLTPLPVRFWLVQPRYFLIYRGENPVEIVRVLAANMDIARELAGE from the coding sequence GTGACGAACCCAAAACTTTATATTCTCTCCCCGCAAGCAGAAAACGACCTCGCGAGAATTTATGCCTATATTGCGCGAGATAATTCTGATGCTGCCGAACAGGTGCTAGATAAGCTACTTTGTGCCTGTGAATTACTGACAGACAACCCCAGAATCGGACAGTACCGTTACGACCTGACTCCGCTTCCCGTCCGTTTCTGGTTGGTGCAGCCCCGATATTTCCTGATATACAGAGGTGAAAACCCCGTTGAAATCGTGCGTGTACTGGCAGCAAACATGGATATTGCGCGGGAACTGGCCGGAGAATAA
- a CDS encoding ATP-binding protein produces the protein MLDIRTLLIIDDCAADRKIYRRYLLKDPHQSYQILEADCAEEGLALCQKVRCDVILLDFCLPDMSGLELFDRIQQEIFKTSVPVIMLTGRGDEEIAVQVMKRGALDYLVKHHLTQDVLQLAVRNAIKQSCLQAQLLKTQERQRLIATTALRIRQSLNLEQILNTAVAEVQQLLKCDRVMVYQFYPDTDGKIVASSVESYRTVALCDRVGAGTGEQGSSTSLREAAPTTTPFDAAQAKLSDRGAEEQRSREEVAVGFSPVPLRPCASLPLVPNSESAIPYIYELGLCNCVSLKEQFNTKANLVVPINLSNNGNPTPKLWGLLIAHHNSGERHWQTDDAEMLNEVSVQLAIAIQQAELLAQTQAALAKEKQLNVFKSQIITTVSHEYRTPLTSILAAASTLVKHSQQLDESKQERFLGIIEQKARYMSKLVDNMLLVNQLELEKPKFQPISVDLLQFFSDLLEQERETVGDRHELIFKITGNHHGFWGDRGLLQQIFINLMSNAIKYSPEGGSVEFHLIGKESEAIFYIKDWGIGIPMADQENLFQSFSRGSNVDTIPGTGLGLAIAKACVELHSGNITLSSEVGQGTKVTVSLPKICPTGQLSPSST, from the coding sequence ATGTTGGACATACGGACGCTACTTATCATCGATGATTGTGCCGCAGATCGGAAAATCTATCGTCGATATCTTTTGAAAGATCCGCACCAGTCCTACCAGATTTTGGAGGCAGATTGCGCAGAAGAAGGACTTGCTTTGTGCCAAAAAGTACGCTGCGATGTCATTTTGCTGGATTTTTGCCTACCTGATATGAGTGGGTTAGAACTTTTCGATCGCATCCAGCAGGAGATATTTAAGACTTCTGTCCCCGTGATTATGTTAACAGGGCGCGGTGATGAAGAAATCGCTGTACAGGTAATGAAGCGGGGTGCTTTGGATTATTTAGTCAAGCACCATCTAACACAGGATGTGCTGCAACTAGCAGTCCGCAACGCCATCAAGCAGTCGTGCTTGCAAGCCCAACTGCTCAAAACTCAAGAGAGACAACGCCTAATTGCCACAACTGCTTTACGAATTCGCCAGTCTCTTAATCTAGAGCAAATTTTGAATACGGCTGTAGCTGAGGTACAGCAACTTTTGAAGTGCGATCGCGTGATGGTGTATCAGTTTTACCCAGATACAGATGGTAAGATAGTCGCCTCATCAGTTGAGTCATACCGCACTGTAGCATTGTGCGATCGCGTTGGCGCTGGGACTGGGGAGCAGGGGAGCAGCACTTCTCTACGAGAGGCTGCGCCAACGACTACGCCCTTCGACGCCGCTCAGGCTAAACTCAGTGACAGAGGAGCAGAGGAGCAGAGGAGCAGGGAAGAAGTTGCAGTAGGTTTTTCTCCTGTGCCCCTCCGCCCCTGTGCCTCTCTGCCTCTTGTGCCCAATTCCGAATCCGCAATCCCTTATATCTATGAGCTTGGCTTGTGTAATTGTGTCAGCCTAAAAGAGCAATTTAATACTAAGGCAAATCTGGTAGTTCCGATTAATCTAAGCAACAATGGGAACCCAACCCCCAAGCTTTGGGGTTTATTGATTGCTCACCATAATTCCGGGGAGCGACACTGGCAAACTGATGATGCAGAAATGCTCAATGAAGTATCAGTACAATTAGCCATCGCTATTCAACAGGCGGAATTGTTAGCCCAAACTCAAGCAGCCCTTGCCAAAGAAAAGCAACTCAATGTATTTAAATCCCAAATAATTACAACGGTTTCGCATGAGTATCGAACGCCCTTAACTTCGATTCTGGCTGCGGCATCAACTTTGGTAAAACATAGCCAGCAACTAGATGAGTCTAAACAAGAGCGATTCTTGGGAATCATTGAACAGAAAGCCAGGTATATGTCCAAACTTGTGGATAATATGCTTCTGGTTAACCAACTGGAACTGGAAAAACCCAAGTTTCAACCAATCTCAGTCGATTTACTACAATTTTTTTCTGATCTTTTAGAACAAGAGCGAGAAACAGTAGGCGATCGCCACGAATTGATTTTTAAAATTACTGGTAATCATCATGGATTTTGGGGCGATCGCGGACTTTTGCAACAAATTTTTATTAACTTAATGTCTAATGCAATTAAGTACTCTCCAGAAGGAGGTAGTGTAGAATTCCACCTGATCGGCAAAGAATCAGAAGCAATTTTTTACATCAAAGATTGGGGAATTGGCATCCCGATGGCAGATCAAGAAAATTTGTTTCAATCCTTCAGTCGTGGAAGTAACGTTGACACAATTCCTGGTACAGGCTTAGGGCTAGCGATCGCTAAAGCTTGTGTCGAGTTACATAGTGGCAATATTACTTTGTCAAGTGAAGTGGGGCAAGGAACTAAAGTTACAGTTAGCTTACCGAAGATATGCCCAACTGGTCAACTATCCCCATCATCCACTTGA
- a CDS encoding response regulator, whose translation MTKKLHEPLLVVEDSNEDFRMLQRLMRRMSVQNPIHRCTNGDEVLEFLYQLGNDAYTKGEDLPNPKVVLRPSVILLDLNLPGIDGRDILDRLKQDKTFKGIPIVVFTTSSNPKDIELCYQKGANGYLVKPMDALELKKTIQAFVDYWLEANTPPVLD comes from the coding sequence ATGACAAAAAAACTTCATGAACCGCTGCTCGTTGTTGAGGACAGCAATGAAGATTTTCGGATGCTGCAACGTCTGATGCGGCGTATGTCCGTCCAGAATCCCATACACCGTTGTACTAATGGAGATGAGGTTTTAGAGTTTCTCTATCAACTGGGGAACGATGCCTACACTAAAGGCGAAGACCTACCTAACCCAAAAGTAGTATTACGACCCTCTGTAATCTTGCTCGATCTCAATTTGCCAGGTATTGATGGGCGTGACATTTTAGATCGGCTCAAGCAAGACAAGACTTTCAAGGGAATCCCCATCGTTGTTTTTACCACATCATCTAACCCCAAGGATATTGAATTGTGCTACCAGAAGGGCGCCAATGGATATCTGGTAAAACCGATGGATGCTCTGGAACTAAAAAAGACGATTCAGGCATTTGTAGACTACTGGCTTGAAGCCAATACACCGCCTGTGTTGGATTAA